Genomic window (Synechococcus sp. LA31):
GAACAGCTCAAGGAGGCGCGTAAAGCCACCCAACAGCTGATTCAGGAAGCGGAGCAGGATTCCGACAAGCTCTATCGCGAAGCCCTGGCTATGGCCACGGCTGAAGCCAATGCCTCTCGTGAACAGGCGCGTCGTGAGATCGATGCACAACGGGAGTCGGCCCTTGGTCAGCTCAAGGGTGATGCCGAGAAGCTCGGTGACCTGATTGTCGACCGTCTGCTGGCCGCCAAATGACTATTCCTAGCCTTTTCGCCAATCACGGTGGCTTTGGTCTGAACCTCGATCTGTTCGAGACCAACATCATCAATCTGGCGATCGTCATCTTCGCTCTCTACAAGTTTCTGCCCAATTTCCTGGGCGGCATTCTTGAGCGGCGCCGGGCGATCATTCTGGCCGATCTCAAAGATGCCGAAGAGCGTCTGGCCGGTGCCACCACACAGCTCGCTCAGGCCCAGAAGGATCTTGCCGACGCGCAGCAGAAGGCTGAGCGGATCCGTGCGGATGGCAAAGCCCGTGCTGAGTCCATCCGTCTAGAGAGCGAAAGGCGCACCATCGACGAGATGGCTCGCCTCAAGCAGGGCGCAACGGCCGACATGAATGCTGAAGCCGCTCGCGTCAGCAATCAGCTCCGCCGTGAGGCCGCTCGCTTAGCGATCGAGAAGGCTCTAGCCACTCTCCCCGGCAAGCTCAGCCCTGAAGCTCAGGCACAGCTGCTCAGCCAGTCCATCAATACCCTGGGGAACGCCTGATGCCGTTGCTCAACACGATCACCACCCCCTACGCCGAAGCCTTCCTTCAGGTGGCTGAAAGCCGCAAGGAAGTCGACGAGGTGGTCGATCAGGCCAAGGCCGTTCTCGCCCTCTGGCATGAATCCCCCGAACTGCGCCAGGCCATGGCCTCGCCGGTGCTTGAGGTGGATGCCAAGAAGGCTGTTCTCGAGAAGCTGTTCAGTGATCAGCTCACGCCTTCGTTCCTCAACCTGCTGAAGCTGCTGGCCGATCGCCAGCGCATCGGTGTTCTCGATGCGGTGCTCGATCGCATGCTCGAGCTCTACCGCGAGCAGCGCAACATCGCCCTCGCCAATGTGATCTCGGCCACTGCTCTGAATGAAGAGCAGCAAGCTGAGCTCAGCAAGAAGGTTCAGGCCGTTGCCGGTACCGACAAGCTGGAGTTCAACCTCTCGGTAGATCCTGATCTGATCGGCGGTTTCGTCGTCAAGGTTGGCTCCAAGGTGATTGACGCCAGCCTCGCGGGTCAGGTGCGTCGCCTCGGACTAGCGCTGGCCAAGGTGAGCTAGCCCCGCACCCGAATCCTCTCCTCACCCCTCGTCCTCATCCTCCTCGCCTCCCATGGTTTCCATCCGCCCCGACGAGATCAGCGCGATCCTCAAGCAGCAGATCGCTGATTACGACAAGTCGGTCTCCGTCAGCAACGTCGGCACCGTGCTGCAGATCGGCGACGGCATTGCCCGCGTCTACGGCCTTGATCAGGTCATGGCCGGTGAGCTGGTGCAGTTCGAAGACGGCACCGAGGGCATCGCTCTGAACCTCGAAGACGACAACGTCGGCGCGGTGCTGATGGGTGAGGGCCGGGGTATCCAGGAAGGCAGCACCGTGAAGGCCACGGGAAAGATCGCCTCGGTCCCCGTGGGCGACGCCATGCTGGGCCGTGTGGTGAACCCACTGGGTCTGCCGATCGATGGCAAGGGTGACATCGCCACCAGCGAGACCCGCCTGATCGAGTCGATGGCGCCTGGAATCATCCAGCGCAAGTCGGTGCATGAGCCGATGCAGACCGGCATCACCGCCATCGACGCGATGATTCCCATCGGCCGCGGCCAGCGCGAGCTGATCATCGGCGACCGCCAGACTGGCAAGACTGCCATCGCGATCGACACGATCATCAACCAGAAGGGCGAAGACGTTGTCTGCGTCTACGTGGCCGTGGGCCAGAAGGCCGCTTCCGTGGCCAACGTGGTTGAAGTGCTGCGCGAAAAGGGCGCTCTCGATTACACCATCGTGGTGGCTGCTAACGCCTCCGAGTCGGCTGCTCTCCAGTACCTGGCTCCCTACACCGGCGCTGCCATCGCTGAGTCCTTCATGTACAAGGGCAAGGCCACGCTGGTGATCTATGACGACCTCACCAAGCAGGCTCAGGCCTATCGCCAGATGTCGCTGCTGCTGCGCCGTCCCCCCGGTCGTGAGGCCTACCCCGGCGACGTGTTCTATTGCCACAGCCGCTTGCTCGAGCGCGCCGCCAAGCTGAGCGATGCCATGGGCAAGGGTTCGATGACCGCCCTGCCGATCATCGAAACCCAGGCCGGCGACGTGTCGGCTTACATCCCCACCAACGTGATCTCGATCACGGACGGTCAGGTGTTCCTGAGCTCCGACCTGTTCAACTCCGGTCTGCGCCCCGCCATCAACGTGGGCATCTCGGTGAGCCGTGTGGGCGGTGCTGCCCAGACCAAGGCCATCAAGAAGATTGCCGGCACACTGAAGCTGGAACTGGCTCAGTTCGACGAACTGGCTGCCTTCTCCCAGTTTGCCTCCGACCTGGACGCCGCTACCCAGCAGCAGCTGGCCCGCGGTAAGCGTCTTCGCGAGATCCTCAAGCAGTCCCAGTTCAGCCCCCTAATCCTGGCTGAGCAGGTTGCTGTGGTCTACGCCGGCGTGAAGGGCATGATCGACGAAGTGCCTGTGGAGTCGGTGGTTCAGTTCTGCCGCGAACTGCGCGAGTACCTCAAGAGCAACAAGCCTGACTTCATCACCAAGATCCAAACCGAGAAGCAGCTCAGCGATGAAGCTGAAGCCATGCTCAAAGACGCCATCAACGAAGTGAAGTCGTCGATGCTGGCTGCGGCCTGATCCTGACGGTTAACCCGGAGAACCCCTTCCATGGCGAACCTCAAGGAGATCCGCGACAGGATCAGTTCCGTTAAGAACACCCGCAAGATCACCGAGGCCATGCGCCTGGTGGCCGCCGCCAAAGTGCGCCGAGCCCAGGAGCAGGTGCTGCGCAGCCGGCCGTTTGCCGACCGGCTGGCGCGGATTCTGGAAAATCTCCAGACCCGCATGCAGTTCGAATCGGTGGATGCTCCCCTGTTGGAGAGCCGCGAGGTGAGCACAATCACGCTGCTTGCCGTTACCGGTGATCGCGGGTTGTGCGGTGGCTACAACGCCAACATCATTAAGCGCACGGAGCAGCGTCACGCTGAACTCTCTGCTCAGGGCTTCAAGGTTGATTTGGTGTTGATTGGCCGCAAAGTGGCCACTTATTTCCAGAACCGCTCCAGCCAGTACTCCATTCGCGCCACCTTCATGGGGTTGGAGCAGGTGCCCAATGCTGCTGAAGCCGGCAAGATCTCGGAAGAAGTACTGGCTGAGTTTCTCTCTGGTACCACCGATCGCGTCGAGATCATCTTCACCAAGTTCATTAACTTGGTGAGCTCCAAGCCCGTGTCGCAGACCCTGTTGCCCCTGGATCCCCAGGGCATCGCCAGCCCGGATGACGAGATCTTCCGTCTCACCACCCGTGATGGTCAGCTCGGCGTGGAGAAGGGCTCGGTGGCCAACGAGCAACCTTCCCTGCCTTCCGATCTGGTGTTCGAACAGACCCCTGAGCAGCTGCTCAATGCTCTGTTGCCCCTCTATCTCCAGAACCAGCTGCTGCGCTCGCTCCAGGAAGCTGCTGCATCGGAGCTGGCCAGCCGGATGACGGCGATGAACAACGCCAGTGACAACGCCAAGGCGCTCGCCAAGACGTTGACCCTCGACTACAACAAGGCCCGCCAGGCCGCCATTACCCAGGAGATCCTGGAAGTGGTGGGCGGTGCGGCTGCCATGGCCTGATCGCTCGCAGCCAGCAAAAAACCTCGTCGGTCGGTCGCCGCCGCTTTGCGGATGCGACCTTCCCGGCGGGGTTTTTTGCTGGCTGGGCGTGGGGGTGTGTCGGCGGGGAGGATGAATGCAGCGGCGATTGAGCGTGGAACTGCTGGGCTTGTTTCCGTTGGCGTTGGGGCGGGTGCCGTTGCGTCTGGATCCTTGGGATCTGGCGTTGTTGATTCAGGAGGTGTTGGCCTTGCGCGGCGATGCTGAGGGCAATCCCACGCCTGGCTGCGCCTGGACAGGTGACATCAACGGCATCTGGCAGGTGCATCGGTTGGAGGCTTTTACGGCGATCACGGCGGAGGTGGAGCGCCAGGCCTGGGCGTATCTGAAGGAACTCGGTTTTCGTGAAGGCAGTGTGGCGCTGCATGTGCAGCGGGCCTGGCCGGTGGTGAGTGAGGTGGGCCAGGTGGTGGGCCGGCATCACCACCCCAACGCCCATCTCAGTGCGGTGCTGTATCTCAACGGCGATGGCAGCGGGCGCAGCGGCTGCCTGCGCTTGTTTCCCCGCCAGCACAGCAACGAGCTGGTAACGGGTTTGGCGGTCGGCCATGGCGGCCCGATTGAAGCGGATTCAGCGGGTGGCCAGCGTTGGAATGCTCCCTGGGTGGATGTGGCGCCGCAGGCCGGCCTGCTGGTGCTGTTCCCCGCCCAGACGGATCACGCCGTGACGGCTAACGACGACGAGGAGGACGTGCGCCTCTCGCTGGCTTTTGATCTGGCGCTCACCGCTCCCTTGGCCGGCCCCGCTGATGCGGCCCCGCCGGAATACCTGGCTCCCCACCCGGCTCAATGGACTGAGCTGCAGCAGCGGGCCGGTGATCCAGGACAATGAACGGCCACGTGCCCCAGCTGCCGCTGCGCCCCATGAGCGACACCTACACCGTTGTTTGCGAGATCAACGGCACCAGCCACAGTTTCAGCTGCAGCGCTGAGCAGACCGTGTTGGCTGCAGCCGAAGCGGCCGGGGTCGACCTGCCTAGCTCCTGCTGCTCCGGCGTATGCACCACTTGTGCTGCCCGTATCCATGAGGGAACCGTGCACCAGCCCGACGCCATGGGCGTGAAGGCCGAGCTACAGGAGCAGGGTTATGCGCTGCTGTGTGTGGCTTTCCCCCGCAGCGACCTCAAGCTCACCGCAGGCCAGGAAGACGCGCTCTACGAAGCCCAGTTCGGTCAGTACCAGAAGTGAGCAGGGGCCAGCTGCGGCCACTGCTGTTGCAGCTGGAACGCCAGAGCGGCTCGCTGCGCAGCCAGATCGAAGCAGCGGTGGCCGCTCACGGCACCCCTCTGCGCTGGGCGATCACCGCTGTGCAGCAGCGCGCTGATCAGCCAGCGCTGCTGCAGATCGAGGCCGTGGTGCTCAGCGCTGGCGATTGTCAGCAGGAGGATGCCTGATGAGCACGGCGCTTCCGCTCCCCACCCTGTTGGTGATTCCCACCGGCATTGGCTGCGCCGTGGGCGGCTACGCCGGTGATGCGCTGCCGGCGGCTCGCTTGTTGGCGGCGGCGAGTGGCTGCCTGATCACCCATCCGAATGTGATGAATGGCGCGGCGCTCTATTGGAGTGATTCGCGGATTCACTACGTGGAGGGCTCCAGCCTCGATCGTTTTGCGGCAGGCGCCTTGGCGTTGCAGCCGGTGCGGCAGCAACGGGTGGGGCTGCTGTTGGATGCTGGTATCGAGCCAGAGCTGCGCCAACGGCATCTGCAGGTGGCCGATGGCTGCCGCGCCACGCTTGGCCTGGATGTGGGTCCGGTGGTGACCACCGATCGCCCGCTGGAGGTGAGCCTCAGCCTGGGTGCCAGCGGGGTGAGCTGGGGGCAGTTGGGCCAGCCGGAGGCGCTGCTGCGGGCGGGCCTGGAGCTGAAAGCCGCTGGTGCCACGGCGATTGCCGTGGTGGCCCGCTTTCCCGATGATCCTGAAAGCGAAGCCCTGGCGGCCTATCGCCAGGGCAGTGGTGTGGATGCCCTCGCCGGCGCGGAAGCGGTGATCAGCCACCTGCTCAGCCGTGAGCTGGGCTTGCCCTGTGCCCATGCCCCGGCCCTTAGTCCGCTGCCCCTGGATCCCGATCTTGATCCCCGGGCCGCAGGTGAGGAGCTGGGCTTCACGTTCCTGCCCTGCGTGCTGGTGGGCTTGAGCCGGGCTCCGGATCTGGTGCCTGCGGCAGCAGGGGCTGCGGCGATACGGATCGAATCGGTGGGCGCGGTGATTGCTCCGGCCGGTGCCTTGGGAGGTGCAGCCGTGTTGGCCTGCGCTGAACGCGGCATTCCGGTGATTGCCGTGGAGAACCCCTGCCTGCTGGAGGTGACAGCCGAGGCTTTGGGGTTGGAGGTGATCCCGGCTGCCAGCTACAGCGAGGCCGCTGGCTTGGTGCTGGCCCTGCGCGAGGGGATTGCGCCGGGGGCTCTGCGCCGGCCGTTAGCTGCGTTGCAGCCGCAACCCTGATGGCAGGGTTTGGCACCAAAGGGCTGGCTCCTGAGCAGCCGTGCCCTTGCGGGGGGGCAACCTATGGCACCTGTTGCCGCCCACTGCACCGCCAGGAGCGTGCCGCAGCCACGGCAGAACAGCTGATGCGTTCGCGCTACAGCGCCTATGCCCTGGCGGAGATCGATCACCTGCTGCGCACTCAGCCCTCAGACCAACCGCTCCGGGATCGCCGCCGCTCCTTGGAGACCAACTGCCGCCAGTTGCGCTGGCGTGACTTGGAGATTCTCGCCACCGAGGCCGGTGGGCTGGATGATCTGCACGGCACCGTGACCTTCGCGGCCCACTACAGCGCCAGCGGTGAGCCTGGTGTGTTGCGGGAACGTTCGCGCTTTGGCCGCGAAGGCGGACGATGCAATGGAGCCTGGCTCTACCTCGAGGCGCTCGAGCTCAACGATTGAGACCGGAGCAAATGCGGTCGAGCACGGAGGCGCAGCGGGTGCTCGAGTGTGCCATGCATTCACCGCTGAGGGTTTCGAGCCAGAGCTCGCCGGTGCTGGCGATGTCGCTCCAGTCGGCCCACACGCGCACATAGTCGTTCACGCGGCGGCCGGCGCAGGGCCGCTCGAAGGCCATCAGGGTGCGCTGATCGGGCTGTTCCACCTCCAGGCCAAGTTGCTCCAGTAGCGGCCTGAGCAACTCGCCAGGGGAGTTGGAGCTGCGAAAGGGAACGAGCGCGCGGCAGTAGGCCATGGCGATGGTGAAGCCGTCCTCTCTACCTATGGACACCGGCCGGACTGGATCAGCCCTAGCTCACAATCTCTTCAGCTCAGGCAGGCCATCGGATGGCGCGTGGGTAGCCCCAGGGCCTTGGCCACCCCTGGATGGCAAACGGCACCACGCACGGTGTTGAGGCCCGATACCAGCTCCGGTCGATCGGTGACGGCTTCCACCAGGCCACGGCCGGCCACGGCGAGGATGTAGGGGAGGGTGACGCTCACCAAGGCCTCTGTGGAGGTAAATGGCACGGCGCCGGGCATGTTGCCCACGGCGTAGTGCTGTACGCCGTGAATGGTCACCACTGGATCGGTGTGGGTGGTTTCGCGGCTGGTGGCAATGCAGCCGCCCTGGTCGATGGCCACATCCACGATCACCGAGCCCGTTTGCATCTGAGCCACGAGCTCCTCGCTCACCAGGGTGGGTGCACGATCGCCAGGGAGCAGCACCGCGCCAATGAGCAGATCGGCGCTGGGCACCAGCCGCTCCAGCAAGCCGCGGCTGCTAACCAGGCTCACCAGGCGCCCCTGCCGCTGACCCTCCAACCGCCGCAACCGCTCGGGCGAGAGATCCAGCAGAAGCACCTCTGCGTCCATGGCGGCGGCCAGCCGCGCCGCATTCCAGCCCACGCTGCCGGCCCCCAGCACGACCACCCGCGCTGGCCGCACGCCGGTGCAGCCGCCGATCAAGACGCCACGGCCGCCCTGGGGTTTCTCCAGCAGCCTGGCGCCCACCTGCGCCGCGAGGCGGCCAGCGATTTCGCTCATCGGTGCCAGCAGCGGCAGGCTGCCGTCGTCGAGCTGCACGGTTTCATAGGCGATGGCCGTGGTGCCGGCATCGAGCAGGGCACGGCCTACGGCGGGATAGGCGGCAAGGTGCAGATAGGTGAACAGCACCAGATCACGCCGCAGAAAGCCGAATTCCTCTGGCTGTGGCTCCTTCACCTTCACCACCAGGTGCGCACCCCAGGCTTCCGCTTGATCCACCACGGCCGCCCCTGCGGTTTCAAACGCCGCATCGCTGATGCCAGCGCCTTCGCCGGCTCCCTGCTCGATGCGCACCTGCAGGCCATGGCTCACCAGCTCCCGCACCGCATCGGGTGTGAGGGCAACCCGCCGTTCATCGGGTTTGATTTCCCGCGGCACGCCGATGCTGGCGATCGGGGCGATGGAGCCGGCCATGGGGCACCCGCGGGGCTGGTCAGCCTTCAGCTTGGCGCTGCTGGCAGGGGTTGGCCACTGCACGCGTTTGAGCATCGGCTCACGCCGCGCGATGCGTTGGGTGCCGCACCGTTGATCAGGCCGCTGCGATCGGCATCCGCCAGCCGCTACCGAAGGAGCGTTGGCCGAGCTTGAGCACCGGTGGCGCTTGTCGGCGTTTGAACTCCGCGCGTCGTAGCAGCTGCATCACGCGATCGGCCATAGCCCGATCGACACCACTGGTGACAAGCTCTTCCGGGCTTTGGTGCTCTTCGAGCAGCGCCTGGAGAACAGGGTCGAGCACCGCGTAGTCGGGCAGCGAATCGCTGTCTTGTTGGTCGGGCCGTAATTCGGCGCTCGGCGGTTTGTCGCGAATCGCGAGGCCGATCAGTTCACCGTTAGGCGGAAAACCCAGATCCTGGCGGCAGTGTGTGGCTTGCGGCGAATCCAGCCAGGCGCAGAGGCTGAACACGCCGGTTTTGTAGAGGTCGCCGATCACGGCCAGGCCGCCATTCATGTCGCCATAGAGGGTGCAGTAGCCCACCGCCAGTTCCGACTTATTGCCGGTGGCGAGCAGCAGTTGGCCCTGCTGGTTGGCCACCGCCATCAGCAAGGTCCCGCGGATCCGCGATTGCAAGTTTTCAGCCGTGAGCCCTTCGGGTACCGCGCTCAGTGGCGGTGTGAGGGCGGTGTCGAAGCTCGTCATCAGCGCCTCGATCGGCACGGTGTGGGTGGCGATCCCCAACCGATTGGCCAGGGCAAGGGAGTCGTTGATCGATCCGGGCGAGCTCCAGGGCGAGGGCATCAACAAAGCCTTCACATTGTCTGGACCCAAAGCCGCTGCGGCAATCGCTGCCACCAGGGCTGAATCGATGCCGCCGCTGAGCCCCAGCAACGCCTTGCCGAAGCCGCACTTACGCGCGTAATCACGCACCCCCAGCACCAAGGTGCGTAGCAGCAGTTCGTTGGGGTCCGGCAGGGCGGCGGCTCTATCACAGCTCCCACGGGCTGGCGTTGTGGTGTCCCAAATGCCCAGATCAGGTGTGGCGAAGGCCAGCTGGCATTGGATCCTTCCGCTCGCTGCTGCCACAAAACTGCCGCCGTCGAACACCAGTTCGTCGTTGCCGCCCACCTGGTTCACGTACACCACCGGGCAGTGCAGGCGCCGCGCCGCCGCCGCCGCCAGTTCGCGCCGCAGCTGCGCTTTGCCGTCACCAAAGGGTGATGCCGAGAGGTTGATCAGCAGATCGGGCTGGAGCGTCTGCAACTCCGCCACGGGGTCGGCGCCCAGCAGCCGCTGCGGGTACAGCTCCTCCTCCACCCAGAGGTCTTCGCAGATGGTGAGGCCAAGGCGCCAGCACTGTCCGCCCCGCTCCAGCTCCAGCAAGTAGGGCTCATCGGCGGGGCGGAAATAGCGCTGCTCGTCGAACACGTCGTAGCTGGGCAGTAGCCGTTTGCGCGCCACGATCCGCCAGTCACCGTGCTCCACCAGGGCAGCGCTGTTGAACAGATCAGGCTGTTGGCCATCGCCGGCGGGCTCGCTCACGCCAAGCAGCAACGCCAGCCCCTCAGGGAGGTCAGAGGCCAGTCGCTCCAGCACCTCTTGTTGCCGCTGCCGCAGGGCTGGCCGCAGCAGCAGATCGCGGGGGGGATAGCCCCAGAGGGCCAGCTCCGGCGCCACCACCAGATCGGCTCCCTGGAGAGCGGCGGCTTGGCAGGCCGCCAGAAGCTGGGCACCATTGCCGGCCAAATCGCCCACCAGCGGATTGATCTGGGCGAGGGCGAGGCGCATCGGTTAACGGGGCGTGTGGGAGGGCTGCTGCCCCAGGCCATAGAGATTGTGACGAACCAGTTCAGCCCACAACGCCGCCGGCACCTGTTCGGGGCTGGGATGGCGGCGGATTGCCGAGCTCGCGGTGGCTGGCACCGGCAGGTGCACGAGCTCTGGCTGCCCGCCTAGCGATCGAATCGCATCCAGCGCTGCCGGATCGAGCACAAACCCCTGGCGAGGCACCACTGCCAGCCGGCAGCGCTGCAGCAGCTCGTCGGCCTTCCACCAGCTCGGCACCTGAGCGGCCAGATCGCCCCCCACCACAAACACCAGCTCTTGACTCGGCCAGCGCTCGGCTGCCCGCTCCAGTGTGATCAACGCCCGTGGGTGGCTGAGCGCCTGAACGTGGTGGATGCGTGGATCGCCGAGGGCTTCCACCAAGGCGCCCAGCAGCTGCGCCCGCAGCTCTAAAGGTGCACCGTGCTGTTTGAACGGGTTATCGCTGGCCCAGGTGGCCACCTGGCCGTAGTGCTCGGCCAACCCCTCCAGCAGCGCCCGGTGGCCTTCGGTGGGGGGGTCGGCGCTGGTGCCGAGCAGGGCCAGGGCGGGCGTGGCGCTCATGGCAGCAGCGGTTTCAGGGCTGCAGGCCGGCTGCTTTTCTCCTGCCATTGCTGCAGCCAGGCCCGGGCCTGAGGGTCTTGGTGGGCCAGTCGCCGCAGCAGCGACGCGGGGCGCAGCCGGCCCCGTTCGGCGCTCCGCAGCAGTTCGGCGGCGGCTAGTCGGCCGGTGAGCCGGGTGGTGTGCACGGCTAGCGCCGCCTGGGCCAGGGCCACCGGCGCCGCTGGCGCCAGGCTCAGGCCCCCGCTCAGGGGAGCGGCGAGCAGCAACACCTGGCGCAGGCCACCCAGCAGCAGTTGGATGCCCACCTGGGTGCCTCCAAGCAGGGCGTTCTGGGCTGACAGCCGCGTGAGCAGGGTGCGGGCACCGCCGCCACCCAGCTCCAGGCCGTAGAGCTCGCAGAGCTGCACCACCAGGGCGGTGTCGAGCGCAATGCCGCCGGCGAGATCCAACAGCAGTAAGGGATTGGCGGCCACACCCGTGGCCTTGAGCGCGGCGTAGCGGCCGATCAGAGCCTGGGCGCCGTCTTTGCCACGCCGCAGCCGCCACTGGTGCAGCCGCTGGGCGAAGCGATCAGCCGCCCGCAGACCGTTGAGCCCCAGGAGCAGCGCGCCGTGATGACCAAGCAGCTGGAGCAGGGCCCGGCGCAGCGGCGCCACCTGGGGCGGCATCGGTTCACTGCGCACGCGGCCATCGGCTAACACCGTGGCCCGCCGCGGCGCCGAGGCCACCGGCAAAAGATCCAGATCGCGGTGGGCTGGTGGGAGGCGCCGGCGGATGCTGCTGATCAGGGTGTCGCGTTGATCCTCTGGCCAGCAATCGATCCGGTTGAGCACTAGCAGCACCGGCTTGCCCGCAGCCAACAATGGCTCCAGAGCCTCAGCTTCCGGTGTCGTGAGGTCGCTGTCGAGCACCAGCAGCACCAGATCCGCTCCCATGGCCACCCGGGCCGCTAGACGCTGCCGGGCCCGGGCAGCGATCTCATCGATGCCGGGGGTGTCCACCAGATCCACCCCCGCCAGGCCTGGGATGCGAACGCCCCAGGGGCGCCTCTGCTGACGTCGGGTGCAGCCATGGGCCACATCGGTGGCAAAGGCTTGCTCCTCCATCAGTGCGTTCAGCAGGCTGGATTTGCCCACACCCACCCGGCCAAACACCGCCACGCGCAGGCGCCGCTGTTGCAACGCCAGCAACTGCTGATCAAGCCCTTGGAGGTCTGGGCCCAGAGCGCTGCGCTCGCGGTCGCTCAGCCGCAGCCCACTGCGCCACTCGCCCAGCAGCAGCTCACAGCGCTCAGCGGTGGAGGGGGAACGCAAAGGCGGCGGTGGTAACGCCATGCATTGAAGCGGTTGTGCCATCGTCGCGCTCAGCCCCGCTCGCTTCCATGCTGATCAGCCCAGCCGTGTACGCCGAGCGCCGCGCCCGTTTCTTCCAGGCTCTCGGTGGTGCCGCCGCGGTGCTGCCCGCGGCCCCGCTGGTGACCCACCATGCCGATTGCGAGTGGCCGTTCCGCCAGAACAGCGACTTCTGGTATCTCACCGGCTTCGATGAGCCCGATGCAGTGGCGTTGTTCCTGCCGCACAGGCCTGAAGGGGAGCGCTTTGTGCTGTTCGTGAACCCCAAGGAGCCGAGCGCCGAGGTGTGGAACGGTTTTCGCTGGGGGTGTGAAGGCGCGGTGGCGCAGTTTGGCGCGGATCTGGCCCATCCCCGCAGCGAGCTGGCCCAGCGCCTGCCGGAGTACCTGAGCGGTGCTGAAGGCATCGCCTTTCGGGTGGGCAAGCATGCAGCGGTGGAGCCGCTGGTGCTGCAGGCTTGGGCCGGCCAGCTAGATCGCGCGCCCCGCAGCGGGGCTGCTGCTTTGGGGCTGGTGGCTCCCTGCCCACTGCTGCACGCGCTGCGGCTGCGCAAGAGTCCCGAGGAGCTGGATCGCATGCGCGAGGCGGCTCGCATCTCGGCGGAGGCCCATGAGCTCGCGCGCCAGGTGGCGCGGCCTGGATTGAACGAGCGCCAGGTGCAGGCGGTGATCGAGCAGCACTTCCTGGAGCAGGGCGCCCGCGGCGCGGCGTACAACTCGATCGTGGCCGGAGGCGATAACGCTTGCGTGTTGCACTACACCTCGAATAACGCCCAGTTGCGCGATGGCGACCTGCTCCTGATCGATGCCGGCTGCTCCCTGAACGACTACTACAACGGAGACATCACCCGCACCTTCCCGATTAACGGCCACTTCACTGGCGAGCAGCGGGCCCTCTACGAGCTGGTGCTCGCGGCCCAAGAGGCCGCCGTGGCCGCTGTGGCACCGGGACAAACCGCTGAAGGCGTGCATGAGACAGCCGTACGCGTGCTGGTGCAGGGCCTTGTGGATCTAGGGCTTCTGGCCGGCGAGATCGACGGAATCATCGAGCAGGGTGCCTACCGCCACCTCTACATGCATCGCACCGGCCATTGGCTAGGCCTCGATGTGCACGATGTGGGCGCCTATCGCCTCGGTGAGCACCACAACGCGCTCGAGCCCGGCATGGTGCTCACCGTTGAACCGGGTTTGTATGTGAGCGATCGCCTGGCGGTACCTGAGGGGCAGCCTGCGATTGAGGACCGCTGGAAGGGCATTGGGATCCGCATCGAAGATGACGTAGCGGTGACCGAGCACAGCCACGAAAACCTCACGGCTTCGGCACTCAAGGCCCCGGCAGCGATGGAGCGCTAGCCGAGCACTGGCTCCAAGGCCGCCAGCACCGCAAGGGTGGTTGGGATCACCGCATCGGCGCCCGCCTCGAGGAGCTGCGCTTCGTAGAGGCCGCGCCGTTCACGCTCGTCGGGGCTGTGCAGGTGGGGTGGTGCCACCGCCAGGCTCAGGAAGCGCTGCTGCGGTTGCTCCTGGCGAGCGCGCTGCACGGTGAGCACATCGGCCACGGTGTCGCCTAGGTAGGCCACCGGGGTGGTGCTGGTGTCCAGGGGGCCGCACAGCTCGCTGGCCAGGTGCAGAAAGCCTGTGGGATCGGGTTTGTCGGGGGCATCTCCCATGGCGATCAGGGGTGGGTGGCTCAGCCCCAGCCGCTGTTCGAGCACAAACCGGGCCGAGGGTGGTTCGGCACCGCTCACAAAGCCCCAGGCCACGCCGGCGGCGCTCAGCTGCTCAAAAAACT
Coding sequences:
- a CDS encoding F0F1 ATP synthase subunit B' — encoded protein: MTSWLLLGATEGGLFDLDATLPLMAVQVVLLTFILNALFFRPVGRVVEEREGYITTSRAEAKQKLAQVERLEGDLREQLKEARKATQQLIQEAEQDSDKLYREALAMATAEANASREQARREIDAQRESALGQLKGDAEKLGDLIVDRLLAAK
- a CDS encoding F0F1 ATP synthase subunit gamma; the protein is MANLKEIRDRISSVKNTRKITEAMRLVAAAKVRRAQEQVLRSRPFADRLARILENLQTRMQFESVDAPLLESREVSTITLLAVTGDRGLCGGYNANIIKRTEQRHAELSAQGFKVDLVLIGRKVATYFQNRSSQYSIRATFMGLEQVPNAAEAGKISEEVLAEFLSGTTDRVEIIFTKFINLVSSKPVSQTLLPLDPQGIASPDDEIFRLTTRDGQLGVEKGSVANEQPSLPSDLVFEQTPEQLLNALLPLYLQNQLLRSLQEAAASELASRMTAMNNASDNAKALAKTLTLDYNKARQAAITQEILEVVGGAAAMA
- the atpH gene encoding ATP synthase F1 subunit delta, encoding MPLLNTITTPYAEAFLQVAESRKEVDEVVDQAKAVLALWHESPELRQAMASPVLEVDAKKAVLEKLFSDQLTPSFLNLLKLLADRQRIGVLDAVLDRMLELYREQRNIALANVISATALNEEQQAELSKKVQAVAGTDKLEFNLSVDPDLIGGFVVKVGSKVIDASLAGQVRRLGLALAKVS
- the atpA gene encoding F0F1 ATP synthase subunit alpha gives rise to the protein MVSIRPDEISAILKQQIADYDKSVSVSNVGTVLQIGDGIARVYGLDQVMAGELVQFEDGTEGIALNLEDDNVGAVLMGEGRGIQEGSTVKATGKIASVPVGDAMLGRVVNPLGLPIDGKGDIATSETRLIESMAPGIIQRKSVHEPMQTGITAIDAMIPIGRGQRELIIGDRQTGKTAIAIDTIINQKGEDVVCVYVAVGQKAASVANVVEVLREKGALDYTIVVAANASESAALQYLAPYTGAAIAESFMYKGKATLVIYDDLTKQAQAYRQMSLLLRRPPGREAYPGDVFYCHSRLLERAAKLSDAMGKGSMTALPIIETQAGDVSAYIPTNVISITDGQVFLSSDLFNSGLRPAINVGISVSRVGGAAQTKAIKKIAGTLKLELAQFDELAAFSQFASDLDAATQQQLARGKRLREILKQSQFSPLILAEQVAVVYAGVKGMIDEVPVESVVQFCRELREYLKSNKPDFITKIQTEKQLSDEAEAMLKDAINEVKSSMLAAA
- a CDS encoding 2Fe-2S iron-sulfur cluster-binding protein, whose product is MSDTYTVVCEINGTSHSFSCSAEQTVLAAAEAAGVDLPSSCCSGVCTTCAARIHEGTVHQPDAMGVKAELQEQGYALLCVAFPRSDLKLTAGQEDALYEAQFGQYQK
- a CDS encoding putative 2OG-Fe(II) oxygenase, translating into MQRRLSVELLGLFPLALGRVPLRLDPWDLALLIQEVLALRGDAEGNPTPGCAWTGDINGIWQVHRLEAFTAITAEVERQAWAYLKELGFREGSVALHVQRAWPVVSEVGQVVGRHHHPNAHLSAVLYLNGDGSGRSGCLRLFPRQHSNELVTGLAVGHGGPIEADSAGGQRWNAPWVDVAPQAGLLVLFPAQTDHAVTANDDEEDVRLSLAFDLALTAPLAGPADAAPPEYLAPHPAQWTELQQRAGDPGQ
- a CDS encoding F0F1 ATP synthase subunit B; protein product: MTIPSLFANHGGFGLNLDLFETNIINLAIVIFALYKFLPNFLGGILERRRAIILADLKDAEERLAGATTQLAQAQKDLADAQQKAERIRADGKARAESIRLESERRTIDEMARLKQGATADMNAEAARVSNQLRREAARLAIEKALATLPGKLSPEAQAQLLSQSINTLGNA